The Papaver somniferum cultivar HN1 chromosome 3, ASM357369v1, whole genome shotgun sequence genome includes a region encoding these proteins:
- the LOC113357327 gene encoding methyl-CpG-binding domain-containing protein 4-like: MMMMMEEEEQQQQLDSQGGNLKTAENNREVSLYAVQCSKCNKWRLISTLEEYEDIREASLQNPWSCGNKDDKSCEDPSNIDIDSTRIWAMDKPNLPKSPAGFERGMTIRRDCSRLDVYYETSNGKKLRSTTEVQKFLEANPGYKAAGIMISDFSFRAPRVLENTIPEEIVSKKKTKTSSMAVDDYIYDY, from the exons atgatgatgatgatggaggaggaggagcagcagcagcagctggacAGTCAAGGAGGCAACCTTAAAACTGCAGAG AACAACCGGGAAGTTAGTCTATATGCAGTACAGTGCAGCAAGTGCAACAAATGGAGGTTAATTTCAACTTTAGAAGAGTACGAGGATATCAGAGAGGCCTCCTTACAGAACCCATGGTCTTGCGGAAACAAAGATGATAAGTCTTGTGAGGATCCATCTAACATAGATATAGATAGCACACGGATATGGGCTATGGACAAACCTAACCTTCCAAAGTCACCAGCTGGTTTCGAAAGAGGTATGACTATAAGAAGAGATTGCTCTAGACTTGATGTCTATTATGAAACATCAAATGGAAAGAAACTCCGGTCGACAACTGAAGTACAGAAATTTCTAGAAGCAAATCCAGGATACAAAGCTGCTGGAATTAtgatttcagacttcagctttaGAGCTCCAAGGGTTCTGGAGAATACAATTCCTGAAGAGATTGTTagtaagaagaaaacaaagacatCGAGTATGGCGGTTGATGATTACATTTATGATTACTGA